Proteins encoded together in one Polaribacter reichenbachii window:
- a CDS encoding chemotaxis protein has translation MSIYNKIKWILGILIIFVLIITTNLIDKSNFTRIKNTVTNIYEDRLIAKDLIFKVSKVITEKNIAYILKEESYFKSKNSILNENLDSYLIRFEETNLTKEEKKLFIALKNKIKNLIVIENKTDENFLKNSNSNYLNEINKINNILTELSIIQVNEGSRQVAISEKALSTIELFTQMEIYFLIFLAIIVQIIVVYNNPK, from the coding sequence GTGTCTATCTACAATAAAATAAAATGGATTTTAGGTATTTTAATCATTTTTGTACTCATTATTACTACTAATTTAATTGATAAAAGTAATTTTACAAGAATAAAAAATACCGTAACTAATATCTATGAGGATCGGCTAATTGCTAAAGATTTAATTTTTAAGGTATCTAAAGTAATTACAGAAAAAAACATTGCATATATTTTAAAAGAAGAATCTTATTTTAAAAGTAAGAACTCTATTTTAAATGAAAACTTAGATAGTTATTTAATTCGTTTTGAAGAAACTAACTTAACTAAAGAAGAAAAAAAACTTTTTATTGCTTTAAAAAACAAGATTAAAAATTTAATTGTAATTGAAAATAAAACTGACGAAAATTTTTTAAAAAACTCAAATAGCAATTATTTAAATGAAATAAACAAAATAAATAATATCCTTACAGAGCTGTCTATAATTCAAGTTAATGAAGGCAGTAGGCAAGTTGCTATAAGTGAAAAAGCATTATCCACCATTGAACTTTTTACACAGATGGAAATTTATTTTTTAATTTTTTTAGCCATCATTGTTCAAATTATAGTAGTGTATAATAATCCTAAATAG
- a CDS encoding response regulator transcription factor, whose translation MINLIITDDHDLFRFGLTELLKKHKDINVVNTFSDGQELLNCLEKKEDIDVVLLDISMPNLDGFQVLNKIKNLSTNAKPIIISMHNEGNYIAKCAKGGAYGYLIKNADEDELLMSIRTVAKGKKYFSVEISEKMVNFMSENKVSANQLSNKENQVLELISKGFTTKEIASQLFVSSRTIETHRANILKKLEVKNTAALIKKATEKNII comes from the coding sequence ATGATAAATTTAATTATTACAGACGATCACGATTTATTTAGATTTGGGCTAACAGAATTACTAAAAAAGCATAAAGATATTAATGTAGTCAATACTTTTTCTGATGGACAAGAACTTTTGAATTGTTTAGAGAAAAAAGAAGATATTGATGTTGTTTTATTAGATATTTCTATGCCAAATTTAGATGGTTTTCAAGTTTTAAATAAAATTAAAAATTTATCAACTAACGCAAAACCTATTATTATTTCTATGCATAATGAGGGGAATTACATTGCCAAATGTGCAAAGGGAGGTGCATATGGCTATTTAATTAAAAATGCTGATGAAGACGAACTTTTAATGAGCATTAGAACAGTAGCTAAAGGTAAAAAGTATTTTAGTGTAGAAATATCAGAAAAAATGGTAAACTTTATGTCAGAAAATAAAGTAAGTGCTAATCAATTATCAAACAAAGAAAATCAAGTTTTAGAATTAATATCTAAAGGCTTTACAACTAAAGAAATAGCCTCTCAATTGTTTGTGAGTTCAAGAACAATTGAAACGCATAGAGCTAACATTCTAAAAAAGTTAGAAGTTAAAAATACAGCTGCTTTAATTAAAAAAGCTACAGAGAAAAATATAATTTAG
- a CDS encoding Maf-like protein, which yields MLKEKLKNYHIILASGSPRRQQFFKDLDIEFTIDVKKVDEIYPDTLKGTEITDYLADLKAKAFTNLSEKDVLITSDTIVWLNNEALGKPKDAADAFTMLRKLSGKKHEVITSISIKNRHFQKIINDVTTVSFKELTDEEINYYIKNYKPFDKAGAYGIQEWIGFIAIDKMEGSYFNVVGLPIHKLYQEFMKL from the coding sequence ATGCTTAAAGAAAAATTAAAAAACTACCATATAATTTTGGCTTCTGGTTCACCAAGAAGGCAGCAATTCTTTAAAGATTTAGATATCGAATTTACAATTGATGTAAAAAAAGTAGATGAAATTTATCCTGATACTCTAAAAGGAACAGAAATTACTGATTATTTAGCTGATTTAAAAGCAAAAGCATTTACAAATTTATCCGAAAAAGATGTATTAATTACTTCTGATACCATTGTTTGGTTAAATAATGAAGCGCTTGGTAAACCTAAAGATGCTGCTGATGCTTTTACAATGCTTAGAAAATTATCTGGTAAAAAACACGAGGTTATTACATCAATAAGCATAAAAAACAGGCATTTTCAAAAGATTATAAATGATGTAACAACAGTTTCTTTTAAAGAACTTACTGATGAAGAAATCAATTATTACATTAAAAACTACAAACCATTTGATAAAGCTGGTGCTTATGGCATTCAAGAATGGATAGGTTTTATTGCTATTGATAAAATGGAAGGCAGTTATTTTAATGTAGTTGGCTTACCCATTCATAAACTTTATCAAGAATTTATGAAATTGTAA
- a CDS encoding T9SS type A sorting domain-containing protein, with the protein MKIKLLFIFAFFFLSNQFIAQNVPIPDTNFEQALIDLGWDTNGLNGNILLSEAQAIDSLKIEKTADATDKIKNLTGIAAMSNLVSIEAGYNEITTVDLSQNTALVNLFLNDNGLTGIDVSNNLALKRLGVFGNNITSLDVSMLTDLEELFIHYTKLTNIDVSNNAKLWWLYAFGNETTNQFTTIDVSNNPELKYLYLSGNQLTSIDVSNNPNLVRLVIDNNELTYVDVSQNNLIEWVTTFDNPNLTDINFGDISSVTSIWSWGTNLTSLDFSKLTNLQYLRLSNNVNISAIDLSKNPKLISLEIGNTGTNAIDISNLTSLEFLLIENNPLNAIDLSNNTALVKYYGSNLTGSLREIDFSNNPKLETIHVNGNNLLSLNVKNGANSILTEFQAVNNPDLQCIQVDDITIANTNLTNQTWLKESVANYNTDCSLTSVSIPDTNFEQALIDLGWDTNGLNGNILLSEAQVIDSLKLAKTVEAIDKITNLTGIEAMSNLVSIEAAYNEITSVDLSQNRALTNLFLNDNQLTAIDVSNNVALERFGIMRNQITAVDVSMLLNLKDLFVHDNQLTSINLLNNTELTWLFASGNQLSSIDLSANTKLVRIDIYNNLLKSINVSSLPDLSDFRTANNQLTDLDLSNNSQLLSFSCNDNLLTSLNVKNGNNSNSTYFDASNNPNLTCVTVDDVAYSTTNWTQKDAQTNFKTNCDDLIVYIPDANMKAALLADPFINTNGDGEIQVAEAEAIHQDIDKGESLNISDLTGIEAFINITGLNVNNNNLTTVDLSKNTKLTWLSINDNSLTSIDLSNNTALQTINISNNNLLNLDVSKLTNLENLYAYSNKIGAIDVTNNLKLKKLWLNVNELTSLDISANSILEELQLDWNFNLSAIDLSNNLELNRIHLWKTAISTIDVSMLLKLQRLYVSDTQVTTLDITNNTKLFDIRLGETDITTLDVSKNVLLERIDVFKTKITSLDISKNSKLTRLLMNENEFTSIDISKNPFLIELVANDNKIVNIDIHKNTSLENLTINNNRLERAVLRNGNNTAITNLDITGNENLTCITVDNVTYANENWLNKDATATYSTDCNAVWEVYTEDTNLESSLNSITGLDDDGDGVITYEEAQAFTGDLDLSGQDISDATGLEAFSNAASINISGNSITDISSLLTSSTVVVSSRVTGEKRTLSRSSNGIKKLNVANNLIEEIDITAITSITELIVANNRLTYLNLNNSANTSIITMDATGNPDLSCIQVDNIMDAEGNPNWKKDSTASYNTNCPKTVLATENFLKENISVYPNPASRNIEVSLSNGLNLKSIEIYNLVGKSILKTKNNLVDINKLSKGIYFVKIHTDQGYINTKLIKE; encoded by the coding sequence ATGAAAATTAAATTACTTTTTATTTTTGCATTCTTTTTTCTGAGTAATCAGTTTATTGCTCAAAATGTTCCAATTCCAGACACTAATTTTGAACAAGCTTTAATCGATTTAGGTTGGGATACCAATGGATTAAATGGAAATATACTTTTATCTGAAGCACAAGCAATTGATAGTCTTAAAATAGAAAAAACAGCAGATGCTACTGATAAGATTAAAAATTTAACAGGTATTGCAGCAATGTCTAATTTAGTGTCTATAGAAGCTGGTTATAATGAAATTACTACTGTAGATTTATCTCAGAATACTGCACTTGTTAATTTGTTTTTAAATGATAATGGATTAACAGGTATTGATGTTTCAAATAATTTAGCTTTAAAACGTTTAGGAGTATTTGGTAACAATATTACATCTCTAGATGTTAGTATGTTAACAGATTTAGAAGAGTTATTTATTCATTACACAAAATTAACAAATATTGATGTTTCTAATAATGCTAAATTATGGTGGTTATATGCTTTTGGAAATGAAACTACCAATCAATTTACTACAATAGATGTAAGTAACAATCCAGAATTAAAGTATTTATATCTTTCTGGAAATCAATTAACAAGTATTGATGTAAGTAATAATCCTAATTTAGTTAGATTAGTTATTGATAATAATGAACTTACATATGTAGATGTAAGTCAAAATAATCTAATTGAATGGGTTACAACTTTTGATAATCCAAACTTAACAGATATTAATTTTGGTGATATTTCTAGTGTAACATCAATTTGGTCTTGGGGTACAAATTTAACAAGTTTAGATTTTTCTAAATTAACCAATCTACAATATTTAAGATTAAGCAACAATGTAAATATTTCTGCTATAGATTTATCTAAAAATCCTAAACTAATATCATTAGAAATAGGGAATACAGGTACTAATGCTATAGATATAAGTAATTTAACATCCTTAGAATTCTTATTAATTGAGAATAATCCTTTAAACGCTATTGATTTATCGAATAACACAGCTTTAGTAAAGTACTATGGTTCTAATTTAACAGGAAGCTTAAGAGAAATTGATTTTTCTAACAATCCTAAATTAGAAACAATTCACGTAAACGGAAATAATTTATTATCATTAAATGTTAAGAACGGTGCAAATTCTATTTTAACCGAATTTCAAGCAGTTAATAATCCAGATTTACAATGTATTCAGGTTGATGATATTACCATTGCAAACACTAATCTAACCAATCAAACTTGGCTAAAAGAGAGTGTAGCGAATTATAATACAGATTGTAGTTTAACATCTGTATCAATTCCAGACACCAATTTTGAACAAGCTTTAATAGATTTAGGCTGGGATACAAATGGGTTAAATGGAAATATCCTTTTGTCTGAAGCACAAGTAATTGATAGTTTAAAATTAGCAAAAACAGTAGAAGCTATAGATAAAATAACAAATTTAACAGGAATTGAAGCAATGTCTAATTTAGTATCGATAGAGGCTGCTTACAATGAAATTACTTCTGTAGATTTATCTCAGAATAGAGCACTTACTAATTTGTTTTTAAATGATAATCAATTAACAGCAATTGATGTTTCTAATAATGTAGCTTTAGAACGTTTTGGAATTATGCGAAATCAGATTACAGCAGTAGATGTTTCTATGCTATTAAATCTTAAAGACTTATTTGTACATGATAATCAGTTAACTAGTATAAATTTATTAAATAATACTGAGTTAACTTGGTTATTTGCTTCAGGAAACCAATTGTCTAGTATTGATCTATCAGCAAATACAAAATTAGTGAGAATTGATATTTACAATAATCTATTAAAAAGTATTAATGTAAGTAGTTTACCAGATTTAAGCGATTTTAGAACAGCAAATAATCAATTAACAGATTTAGACCTTTCTAACAATAGTCAACTACTTTCATTTAGTTGTAACGATAATTTATTAACGTCATTAAATGTAAAAAATGGTAATAATAGCAATTCAACTTACTTTGACGCTTCAAATAATCCAAATTTAACGTGTGTAACTGTTGATGATGTTGCTTATTCAACAACAAATTGGACGCAGAAAGATGCACAAACCAATTTTAAAACAAACTGTGATGACCTAATTGTTTATATACCAGATGCTAATATGAAAGCAGCTTTATTGGCAGACCCTTTTATAAATACAAATGGAGATGGTGAAATTCAAGTAGCAGAAGCAGAAGCAATACATCAAGATATTGATAAAGGAGAAAGTTTAAATATATCTGATTTAACAGGAATTGAAGCCTTTATAAATATTACTGGTTTAAATGTAAATAATAATAATTTAACAACTGTAGATTTATCAAAAAACACAAAACTTACGTGGTTAAGTATAAATGATAATAGTTTAACAAGTATAGATTTATCTAACAATACAGCATTGCAAACTATTAATATAAGCAACAATAATTTATTAAATTTAGATGTTTCTAAGCTAACAAATTTAGAAAATCTATATGCTTATAGTAATAAGATTGGTGCAATAGATGTAACCAACAATCTTAAATTAAAGAAGCTTTGGTTAAATGTAAATGAGTTAACATCTTTAGATATATCAGCCAATAGTATTTTAGAAGAATTACAATTAGACTGGAATTTTAATTTATCTGCAATAGATTTATCAAATAATTTAGAGTTAAATAGAATCCATTTATGGAAAACAGCTATCAGTACAATAGATGTAAGTATGTTATTAAAACTGCAAAGATTATATGTTTCTGATACCCAAGTTACAACTTTAGATATTACCAATAATACAAAATTATTTGATATTCGTTTGGGAGAAACAGACATTACTACATTAGATGTTTCTAAAAATGTTTTGCTAGAAAGAATAGATGTTTTTAAAACCAAAATAACTTCTTTAGATATTTCTAAAAACAGCAAATTAACAAGATTGTTAATGAACGAAAACGAATTTACAAGTATAGATATATCTAAAAACCCATTTTTAATTGAATTGGTGGCAAATGATAATAAAATTGTAAATATAGATATTCATAAAAACACAAGTTTAGAAAATTTAACCATCAATAATAATCGTTTAGAAAGAGCGGTTTTAAGAAATGGTAACAATACAGCAATCACAAATTTAGATATTACAGGCAACGAAAATTTAACTTGTATTACTGTTGATAATGTTACTTACGCTAATGAAAATTGGTTAAATAAAGATGCAACTGCTACTTATAGCACAGATTGTAATGCAGTTTGGGAGGTATATACAGAAGATACCAATTTAGAAAGTTCGTTAAATTCAATTACAGGTTTAGATGATGATGGAGATGGAGTAATTACTTATGAAGAAGCACAAGCATTTACTGGTGATTTAGATTTAAGTGGACAAGATATAAGTGATGCAACTGGTTTAGAAGCATTCTCTAACGCTGCTAGTATAAATATTTCTGGAAATAGTATTACAGATATTAGCAGTTTATTAACTAGTTCTACAGTTGTGGTTAGCTCTAGAGTTACAGGAGAAAAAAGAACATTATCTAGAAGTTCTAACGGAATTAAAAAATTAAATGTTGCTAATAATTTAATAGAAGAAATAGACATTACAGCAATTACAAGTATTACAGAACTTATTGTTGCAAATAATAGGTTAACTTATTTAAATCTTAATAACAGTGCAAATACTAGCATTATTACTATGGATGCAACAGGTAATCCTGATTTAAGTTGTATTCAGGTTGATAATATTATGGATGCAGAAGGAAATCCAAACTGGAAAAAAGACAGCACAGCAAGTTATAATACCAATTGTCCTAAAACGGTTTTAGCAACAGAAAACTTTTTAAAAGAAAATATCTCTGTTTATCCAAACCCAGCAAGTAGAAATATAGAAGTTTCGTTAAGCAATGGGTTAAACTTAAAATCTATTGAGATTTACAATTTGGTTGGTAAAAGTATCCTTAAAACAAAGAATAATTTAGTTGATATTAATAAGTTATCAAAAGGAATTTACTTTGTAAAAATACATACAGACCAAGGTTATATAAATACCAAATTGATAAAAGAATAA
- a CDS encoding porin family protein — translation MKKVIVFMLLAFGFSQTSNAQIQFGVKGGVNYNSNSIKETSQDVFSGAKSKTGYHAGIWLRGKLPIIGLYIRPELVYTNLENEVYYTQGTTTTTHTFQKIDIPVLLGKKIFGIGNVFIGPSFQYILDSDFSYKDINDVDADGFTVGLQFGGGVEFGKLGIDVRWERGFSDVESSFAGNLGNVEYDTRVNQIIVGLSIQL, via the coding sequence ATGAAAAAAGTAATCGTATTCATGTTATTGGCTTTCGGATTTAGCCAAACTTCTAACGCTCAAATTCAATTTGGTGTTAAAGGTGGTGTAAACTACAACTCAAACTCTATTAAAGAAACAAGCCAAGATGTTTTTAGCGGAGCTAAAAGTAAAACAGGTTACCATGCTGGTATTTGGTTACGTGGTAAATTACCTATTATTGGTCTTTATATTAGACCAGAATTGGTGTACACCAATTTAGAAAATGAAGTCTATTACACACAAGGAACAACAACTACAACTCACACTTTTCAAAAAATTGATATTCCTGTATTATTAGGAAAAAAGATTTTTGGAATTGGTAATGTTTTTATTGGCCCATCTTTTCAGTATATCTTAGATTCAGATTTTAGTTATAAAGATATTAACGATGTTGATGCTGATGGTTTTACTGTAGGTTTACAATTTGGTGGTGGCGTTGAATTTGGTAAATTAGGAATTGATGTACGTTGGGAAAGAGGTTTTTCTGATGTTGAATCTTCTTTTGCTGGTAATTTAGGTAATGTAGAATACGATACAAGAGTTAATCAAATTATAGTTGGATTATCGATTCAGTTATAA
- a CDS encoding SixA phosphatase family protein has protein sequence MKNYILLFVFAFSFLSSCTSDKKTSYYLIRHSEKDRSNMMNANPHLNFEGEKRAQKWAAYFKDIKFDAVYSTKYFRTVETATPTAKTKGLEIKYYNPSKMFDSVFQAETLGKTVLVVGHSNTTPHLANKILGEEIYQDMDDNDNGSLFIVTVKGNEKESKIEKVENN, from the coding sequence ATGAAAAATTATATTCTACTATTTGTATTTGCTTTTAGCTTTTTAAGTTCTTGTACTTCAGATAAAAAAACTTCTTATTATTTAATCCGTCATTCAGAAAAAGATAGATCTAATATGATGAATGCGAATCCGCATTTAAATTTTGAAGGCGAAAAAAGAGCTCAGAAATGGGCTGCATATTTTAAAGACATTAAATTTGATGCTGTCTATTCTACTAAATATTTTAGAACTGTAGAAACTGCAACACCTACTGCAAAAACAAAAGGATTAGAAATAAAATATTATAATCCCAGTAAAATGTTCGATTCTGTTTTTCAAGCAGAAACGCTAGGAAAAACTGTTTTAGTTGTTGGGCACAGTAACACAACTCCTCATTTAGCAAATAAAATTTTAGGTGAAGAAATTTATCAAGATATGGATGATAATGACAATGGAAGTCTATTTATTGTAACTGTAAAAGGCAATGAAAAAGAATCAAAAATTGAAAAAGTAGAAAATAATTAG
- a CDS encoding DUF6503 family protein — translation MKYFVLFILVIAVSCKPTEKKLTAQEIIDKTILYSGADLVVNSEINFTFRDKEYKAIRNNGKFSLSRTFDSITDKLTNYGFTRTIDGNIAEIDSATINVQSNAVNSVHYFSVLPFGLNDKAVHKKLLASSTIKNKDYYKIEITFSEDGGGEDFEDVFIYWIGKDDFLVDYLAYSYHTNGGGKRFRVLKEQCTKNGVRFVDYHNYKPLAKNIALVDIDKAFENNELKKVSEIVLKDIEVKLIEE, via the coding sequence ATGAAATATTTTGTTCTTTTTATTTTAGTGATTGCAGTTTCTTGTAAGCCAACAGAAAAAAAATTAACAGCTCAAGAAATTATTGATAAAACCATTTTATACTCAGGTGCCGATTTGGTGGTTAATTCTGAAATTAATTTCACTTTTAGAGACAAAGAATACAAAGCCATCAGAAATAATGGGAAATTTAGTTTATCGAGAACATTTGATTCGATTACAGATAAATTAACTAATTATGGTTTTACAAGAACTATAGATGGTAATATTGCAGAAATCGACTCTGCAACAATTAATGTACAAAGCAATGCAGTAAATTCTGTGCATTATTTTTCGGTTTTGCCCTTTGGTTTAAATGATAAAGCTGTTCATAAAAAGTTGCTAGCATCATCAACCATAAAAAACAAAGACTATTATAAAATTGAAATTACTTTTTCTGAAGATGGAGGAGGAGAAGACTTTGAAGATGTGTTTATTTATTGGATTGGTAAAGATGATTTTTTGGTAGATTATTTAGCGTATTCTTACCATACAAATGGAGGAGGAAAGCGTTTTAGAGTGTTAAAAGAACAATGTACTAAAAACGGAGTTCGTTTTGTAGATTACCATAATTACAAACCTTTAGCTAAAAATATTGCTTTGGTTGATATTGATAAAGCTTTTGAAAACAACGAATTAAAGAAGGTTTCAGAAATTGTATTAAAAGATATTGAGGTTAAGCTTATAGAGGAATAA
- a CDS encoding transketolase family protein, which yields MKKYTYTEKKDTRSGFGDGLTELGRTNPNVVALCADLVGSLKMADFIKENPERFFQIGIAEANMMGIAAGMTIGGKIPFTGTFANFSTGRVYDQIRQSIAYSNKNVKICASHAGVTLGEDGATHQILEDIGLMKMLPGMTVINPCDYNQTKAATIAIADFDGPVYLRFGRPKVPIFMPEGEFVIGKGIQLTEGTDVTIVATGHLVWESLQAAEKLEAEGISAEVINIHTIKPLDEEIILKSVAKTGCIVTAEEHNKLGGLGESVARTLALNTPTPQEFVATDDTFGESGTPAQLMAKYGLDADAVIKAVKKVISRK from the coding sequence ATGAAAAAATATACGTACACAGAAAAAAAAGATACACGTTCTGGTTTTGGTGATGGTTTAACAGAATTAGGTAGAACAAACCCAAACGTAGTTGCTTTATGTGCTGATTTAGTAGGTTCTTTAAAAATGGCAGACTTTATTAAAGAAAACCCAGAAAGGTTTTTTCAAATAGGTATTGCAGAAGCAAATATGATGGGTATTGCTGCAGGAATGACTATTGGAGGTAAAATTCCTTTTACGGGTACTTTTGCAAACTTTTCTACAGGTCGTGTGTACGATCAAATCCGTCAGTCTATTGCTTATTCAAATAAAAATGTAAAAATTTGTGCTTCGCATGCAGGTGTAACTTTAGGAGAAGATGGTGCAACACACCAAATTTTAGAAGATATTGGTTTAATGAAAATGTTACCAGGAATGACAGTTATTAATCCTTGTGATTATAACCAAACAAAAGCAGCAACTATTGCAATTGCAGATTTTGATGGGCCTGTTTATTTACGTTTTGGTAGACCAAAAGTGCCAATTTTTATGCCAGAAGGTGAATTTGTAATTGGTAAGGGAATTCAATTAACAGAAGGTACAGATGTAACTATTGTTGCTACTGGACATTTAGTTTGGGAATCTTTACAAGCTGCCGAAAAATTAGAAGCTGAAGGTATTTCTGCTGAAGTAATTAATATTCATACTATTAAACCTCTAGACGAAGAAATTATCTTAAAATCTGTTGCAAAAACAGGTTGTATAGTAACTGCAGAAGAGCATAATAAATTAGGAGGTTTAGGAGAAAGTGTTGCTAGAACTTTAGCGTTAAACACACCTACTCCACAAGAATTTGTGGCAACTGATGATACTTTTGGTGAGTCTGGAACTCCAGCTCAATTAATGGCTAAATACGGTTTAGATGCAGATGCTGTAATTAAAGCTGTTAAAAAAGTAATTTCTAGAAAATAA
- the smpB gene encoding SsrA-binding protein SmpB — protein sequence MQKKINIQNKKARFEFEILDKYVAGIQLTGTEIKSIRLSQARITESFCEFNDRGELFIINMYIQEYMYGHHFNHNPKSERRLLLNKRELRSLKKDVEAKGNTIVPLKLFINDKGFAKLEIALAKGKQTHDKRNVIKDRDNKRDLARIKKGFNA from the coding sequence GTGCAGAAAAAAATAAACATACAGAATAAAAAAGCGCGTTTCGAATTCGAAATTCTTGACAAATATGTAGCTGGAATTCAATTAACAGGTACAGAAATAAAATCGATAAGATTAAGTCAGGCAAGAATTACAGAAAGCTTTTGCGAATTTAATGATCGTGGAGAATTGTTTATCATAAATATGTATATACAAGAATATATGTATGGGCATCATTTTAATCACAATCCTAAAAGTGAACGCAGATTGTTATTAAACAAACGCGAATTGCGTAGTTTAAAAAAAGATGTTGAAGCCAAAGGAAATACAATTGTACCTTTAAAATTATTTATTAATGATAAAGGTTTTGCTAAATTAGAAATTGCTTTAGCCAAAGGAAAACAAACGCACGATAAGCGAAACGTAATTAAAGACAGAGATAATAAACGAGATTTAGCAAGAATAAAGAAAGGCTTTAATGCTTAA
- a CDS encoding sensor histidine kinase, producing MNIKRWIIIIINTLNICVVLFLSVTFYKEFSKVLDNRVLLQLNSIKTLKHIQLQKLINSEWQKINTAKTAQYNSPSFILPATKFDKKGIYDVTHLNPTKETSIVFINFIDGVRKIHLLDYNKVKNILLERTGMGVSGESYLVADDFRLRSQSRFYPKKIPYHIKAKTKGVLKGIKGNFNSGIFLDYRNISVYSAYQPINIGNLNWVILSEIDVDEVSKPLIAMRKKLIFITICIIVVSVFLSLFLTKIITQPIIEMKKRLMIMAKGNYNQNFEVNLESSKSLLAKPKEINEMFEALTSLKTALSGAVDFSVEVGNMNLTSDYSPKSTDDLLGKTLLKMREKLIDFRNKEQQLILNNKRLLVVRLEDERKKLARELHDGIGPFLTTLKFYIQNNIEKESHKKEIKSMIDTTIAEVRSMTNALMPSTLEDFGIGPTLKNYVETIQQSVAIKIEFDDASKGNISNELAINLFRIVQELINNTIKHSKANQIKITLSEFENFISLFYFDDGGGFNLEKINLGSGINNIRERVEIFNGTLDLNTENGTTIFEIEIPI from the coding sequence ATGAATATAAAAAGATGGATAATTATAATTATAAATACATTAAATATATGTGTTGTTTTATTTTTATCAGTTACTTTTTATAAAGAATTCTCTAAAGTTTTAGACAATCGAGTTTTATTGCAATTAAATTCCATCAAAACATTAAAACACATTCAGTTACAAAAACTAATAAATTCTGAATGGCAAAAAATTAATACAGCAAAAACAGCGCAATACAATTCACCAAGTTTTATTTTACCGGCAACCAAATTCGATAAAAAAGGAATATATGATGTTACTCATTTAAACCCAACCAAAGAAACATCAATTGTATTTATTAATTTTATTGATGGCGTTCGAAAAATTCATCTTTTAGATTATAATAAAGTTAAAAACATTTTATTAGAAAGAACAGGAATGGGGGTAAGTGGAGAATCTTATTTGGTTGCAGATGATTTTAGATTGCGTTCTCAATCTCGTTTTTATCCGAAGAAAATACCTTATCACATAAAAGCAAAAACCAAAGGAGTTTTAAAAGGTATTAAAGGTAATTTTAATTCAGGTATATTTTTAGATTATAGAAATATAAGTGTGTATAGTGCTTATCAACCCATAAATATTGGAAATTTAAATTGGGTTATTTTATCTGAAATTGATGTTGATGAAGTATCTAAACCTTTAATAGCAATGCGTAAAAAATTAATTTTTATTACCATTTGTATCATTGTTGTTTCTGTTTTCTTATCTCTTTTTTTAACCAAAATCATAACACAACCTATTATTGAAATGAAAAAAAGGTTAATGATTATGGCTAAAGGAAATTATAATCAAAATTTTGAAGTAAATTTAGAATCATCAAAATCTTTATTGGCTAAGCCAAAAGAAATTAATGAAATGTTTGAAGCTTTAACAAGTTTAAAAACAGCACTTTCTGGAGCTGTAGATTTCTCTGTAGAAGTGGGTAATATGAATTTAACATCAGATTATAGTCCTAAAAGTACAGACGATTTATTAGGAAAAACGCTTTTAAAAATGCGTGAAAAATTAATTGATTTTCGAAATAAAGAACAGCAATTAATCTTAAATAACAAAAGGCTTTTAGTAGTTAGATTAGAAGATGAAAGAAAAAAATTAGCAAGAGAATTACACGATGGTATAGGACCATTTTTAACTACTTTAAAATTTTATATTCAGAATAATATTGAAAAAGAAAGTCATAAAAAAGAAATAAAAAGTATGATAGACACAACTATTGCAGAAGTTAGGTCTATGACAAATGCATTAATGCCCTCTACTTTAGAAGATTTTGGTATAGGACCAACTTTAAAAAATTATGTAGAAACCATACAGCAATCTGTAGCTATTAAAATAGAATTTGATGATGCTTCTAAAGGAAATATTTCTAATGAATTGGCTATTAATTTATTTAGAATTGTTCAAGAACTTATTAATAACACCATAAAACACTCAAAAGCAAACCAAATTAAAATTACTTTATCTGAGTTCGAAAATTTTATTTCTTTATTTTATTTTGATGATGGTGGTGGTTTTAATCTAGAAAAAATAAACTTAGGTTCTGGAATTAACAATATTAGAGAAAGAGTAGAAATATTTAATGGTACCTTAGATTTAAATACAGAAAATGGTACCACAATATTTGAAATTGAAATACCAATTTAA